One Halichondria panicea chromosome 3, odHalPani1.1, whole genome shotgun sequence genomic region harbors:
- the LOC135333972 gene encoding uncharacterized protein LOC135333972: protein MDIHTAAIVVNLSALKDAIKRGEDVNSVNEDGTTPLMRAAFWGQEDTVKELLSAGASPLCTNNDGETALMMAKRSPLPNPSVIKQLEEATESHSRPQSVPVLPKNWTVVTDTETKKPVYQNKAAGETLSTPPGYPLHQTSAHPDVTFYDMPQEKEFTSSGGHADFDNGVQVTVPANAVPAGTSVSIKVQPSLASNDVFVIPEGIQSASPSYLISGEGLNGEVTLSMEHHVRVSTQQEADDLLFLQADSSPKISSRKRVYQYQEVQNGRSEFTPGGDTGRLRLSTRLKNFFKIGKRKRGNTDSNLYTVRVYRSPPHTTGDMLAIIVASLCGSLYAKFLETLDTVLIPRDYPNVSREVADRTTQGPLTFVDMCATLNIPPVQGWSVEPDKKSILRSGVDQPEVEKFRPEDLHDYPPRIICRLFPEKNAPKRTTCTISLSGLLPPVEFCIQLKILTSKVAVDTTNLQEATDELRRSALAVSDTQLGSTVKSVVSLMERLTAALRSSSLSELTAHTDSIRTEIKAVLVVTRRVVQECTVQSISANMRASLSKMETLSHQLCHVTKVKIRYCLDQSDETAALVDLVENGANLLRAVDCLLRDIHTLSGVSGLAERIDIEHPLLNNEIETTEFPILACHFDNVKMYSLALGLTPAQQADVRQIKVLEDTQTAMMECFSLWQRSNPAAATYRTLLKLLVRMRKHEIANEVFKHCLENSKLT from the exons ATGGACATACACACTGCTGCCATTGTTGTTAACTTGAGTGCTTTAAAAGATGCCATTAAGAGGGGAGAGGATGTCAACAGTGTGAATGAG GATGGGACCACTCCACTCATGAGGGCAGCCTTCTGGGGACAGGAAGATACTGTGAAGGAGCTTCTCTCAGCAGGGGCTTCCCCTCTCTGCACTAATAAT GATGGAGAGACTGCTCTGATGATGGCCAAGAGATCACCTCTCCCTAACCCTTCAGTAATCAAGCAGCTTGAGGAAgctactgaatcacat tcACGTCCGCAGTCTGTTCCAGTCCTACCCAAAAACTGGACTGTCGTTACTGACACAGAAAC gaagaagccagtcTACCAGAACAAGGCAGCAGGGGAAACCCTCTCAACACCACCTGGAT ATCCCCTGCACCAAACCTCCGCACACCCTGATGTCACTTTCTACGACATGCCTCAAGAGAAGGAGTTCACCTCCAGTGGTGGCCACGCTGACTTTGACAATGGAGTACAAGTAACTGTTCCAGCTAATGCTGTCCCAGCAGGGACCTCTGTGAGCATTAAAGTCCAACCCAGCCTTGCCTCAAATGACGTGTTTGTGATTCCTGAGGGCATTCAGTCTGCCAGTCCGTCCTACTTGATCTCTGGTGAAGGTCTAAACGGAGAGGTGACCCTGAGCATGGAGCATCATGTACGAGTGTCCACCCAACAAGAAGCTGATGACCTCCTCTTTCTCCAAGCTGACTCGTCTCCCAAGATATCTAGTAGAAAGAGAGTATACCAGTACCAAGAGGTACAAAACGGAAGATCAGAGTTTACTCCTGGAGGGGACACCGGGAGACTGAGGCTGAGCACACGACTGAAGAACTTCTTTAAAATTGGGAAGAGAAAAAGAG gcaaTACTGACAGTAACCTCTACACTGTCAGAGTCTACCggtctcctccacacacaactgGGGACATGCTAGCCATCATTGTAGCCAGTCTCTGTGGGAGCTTATACGCTAAG TTTCTAGAGACGCTTGATACAGTGTTGATCCCACGAGACTATCCCAATGTGTCGAGAGAAGTGGCTGACAGGACAACTCAAGGACCACTGACGTTTGTTGATATGTGTGCCACTCTCAACATTCCCCCAGTGCAGGGATGGTCTGTGGAACCAGACAAGAAATCG ATTTTGCGTAGTGGAGTGGATCAGCCTGAGGTAGAGAAGTTCAGACCTGAGGATCTCCACGACTACCCTCCCAGGATAATCTGCAGGCTCTTCCCTGAGAAGAATGCTCCCAAGAGAACCACTTGTACCATCTCCTTGTCTGGGCTACTACCACCGGTCGAATTTTGCATACAATTGAAAATACTCACCTCCAAAGTTGCTGTGGATACTACTAATTTACAG GAGGCCACTGATGAGTTGAGAAGGTCTGCCCTGGCAGTGAGTGACACACAACTTGGCTCTACTGTGAAGAGTGTAGTGTCTCTGATGGAGAGATTGACTGCTGCTCTGAG GTCATCTTCTCTGAGTGAGCTGACAGCCCACACTGACTCCATACGGACAGAGATAAAAGCTGTCCTTGTAGTGACCAGGAGGGTTGTCCAGGAGTGCACAGTGCAGAGCATCAGTGCGAACATGAGAGCCAGTCTCTCTAAGATGGAGACTTTATCTCACCAGCTTTGTCATGTGACCAAGGTCAAAATCAGATACTGTCTAG ACCAGTCAGATGAGACAGCTGCTCTTGTTGACCTGGTGGAGAATGGAGCTAATCTGTTGAGAGCTGTAGACTGTCTACTCAGGGACATCCACACACTCAGTGGAGTTAGTG GCCTGGCAGAGAGGATAGACATTGAACACCCTCTACTCAACAACGAGATTGAGACAACAGAGTTCCCAATTTTGGCTTGTCATTTCGACAACGTGAAAATGTACTCTCTAGCGTTGGGACTCACTCCTGCTCAGCAAGCTGATGTGAGGCAGATTAAAGTTTTAGAAGACACACAAACGGCCATGATGGAATGCTTTTCCCTGTGGCAGAGGAGTAACCCAGCTGCTGCAACATATAGAACTCTTCTGAAACTACTCGTAAGAATGAGGAAACATGAAATTGCTAACGAAGTATTCAAACATTGCCTAGAGAATAGTAAACTtacatag
- the LOC135333988 gene encoding uncharacterized protein LOC135333988 has translation MASKIKVAITGATGRTSCSLVRKILTAKDCFDVPKCLLRSIAKAKEKYEDVWGELEGNCHEVDITADNSTDLMTELFKDCNALVILTSVVVGFKDGRVFFLPDDGTNKGSPELVDWIGQQRQVDAAKRAGVAHIVMVGSMGTTKAAPDEFMGCFKYKRQSEDYLIESGLTYTIVNPCMLVDGEEGTRELVFSKSDKLHFSGSSKEYQVARKTVAEVVFQTLLVPEAKNKAFDLLGRVEIPPTKAVDYVAVFKEMTPGL, from the exons ATGGCATCTAAAATCAAGGTAGCAATTACTGGAGCCACAGGGAGGACTTCTTGCTCCTTGGTGCGCAAGATTCTGACTGCGAAGGATTGTTTCGATGTTCCAAAATGCCTTCTAAGGTCTATCGCTAAAGCAAAAGAGAAGTATGAAGATGTATGGGGAGAGTTGGAAGGCAACTGCCACGAAGTGGATATCACTGCTGATAACAGCACAGATCTCATGACAGAGCTTTTCAAGGACTGCAATGCTCTAGTTATTCTTACAAGTGTTGTTGTAGGATTCAAAGACGGGAGAGTTTTTTTCTTGCCTGATGACGGAACAAATAAAG GTAGTCCTGAGTTGGTGGATTGGATTGGTCAGCAACGTCAAGTTGATGCAGCGAAGAGAGCTGGCGTTGCACATATAGTGATGGTTGGATCAATGGGAACAACAAAAGCTGCTCCGGACGAATTTATGGGGTGTTTCAAGTACAAGCGACAATCCGAAGATTATCTGATCGAGAGTGGCCTCACCTACACTATCGTGAACCCGTGTATGCTCGTGGATGGAGAAGAGGGAACAAGGGAACTTGTTTTCAGCAAGAGCGATAAACTACATTTCAGTGGATCCTCCAAAGAGTATCAAGTGGCTAGGAAGACTGTAGCAGAAGTTGTATTTCAGACACTGCTTGTGCCTGAGGCTAAGAATAAAGCATTTGATTTGCTCGGTCGTGTTGAGATACCGCCTACAAAAGCTGTCGACTATGTTGCTGTTTTCAAGGAAATGACTCCTGGACTTTAA
- the LOC135334020 gene encoding proton-activated chloride channel-like, translating to MSLETRSLVLPGEIGYHSTYGSIQAGHNKDDSSDMDDDDTRRPLYKRSSVVSVSSFSELFEKELNRRRAEENDRNGSDDEDTAPPHQTIYRRSCKDKSKLALLAPLYFLLMVIAAVIAFYSIESVIVSYQHRVRSVQYITVEEYYTIGIAMFPQDFAKFNRCEFIYGDDLAPSNKNSSSIHPSNQTCQYSFVNFHSKLVNMNRTAMVFHGPTLVRQKQSLGIHFTINTTVRQFSAMEYLLLEDWHYKMNRPHEEQAEYLANMEYAMPLHTVPAGFRSWIKMSYLIRNEGPGSTNLSDFVVNTDFGTYTGWYNSDDRGRNNTAPIYALFEWKTDTFEYVTEILSTTIWSTVGSLAGVFVTLVKAGEYFEKLVRRIKRDRKKKQLKLKELEEERQKKVDEYHKKRLSKRLKDDSYIKVND from the exons ATGTCACTGGAAACAAGGAGTTTGGTTCTCCCTGGAGAGATTGGATACCATTCAACCTATGGAAGCATACAAGCTGGTCACAACAAGGATGATAGCAGTGATATGGATGATGATGATACCAGGAGGCCATTGTACAAGAGATCTTCTGTGGTGTCGGTGTCTTCGTTCAGTGAG CTATTTGAGAAAGAATTGAACAGAAGAAGAGCTGAAGAGAACGATCGGAACGGGAGTGACGATGAAGACACAGCACCACCTCATCAAACTATTTATCGACGAAGCTGTAAAGACAAGTCGAAACTTGCCCTCCTGGCTCCACTCTACTTCCTGCTAATGGTGATTGCAGCAGTCATCGCATTTTACTCCATTGAGTCGGTGATTGTATCGTATCAGCATCGAGTCCGCTCAGTCCAGTACATCACAGTGGAGGAGTACTACACCATTGGCATCGCTATGTTTCCACAAGACTTTGCCAAATTCAATCGATGTGAGTTTATTTACGGAGACGATCTAGCTCCTAGTAACAAAAACTCATCTTCTATTCATCCCTCCAATCAGACGTGCCAGTATTCGTTTGTCAATTTTCATTCTAAACTGGTGAATATGAACCGAACGGCAATGGTGTTCCACGGTCCAACTTTGGTGAGGCAAAAACAGAGCCTTGGAATCCACTTTACAATCAACACAACTGTCCGACAATTTAGCGCCATGGAGTATCTACTACTGGAAGATTGGCACTATAAAATGAACAGACCACACGAAGAGCAAGCCGAGTATCTGGCAAATATGGAGTACGCCATGCCTCTGCACACAGTTCCTGCTGGCTTCAGATCGTGGATTAAAATGTCGTACCTCATTCGAAACGAAGGTCCAGGAAGTACAAATCTATCGGATTTCGTCGTAAACACGGATTTTGGTACGTACACTGGTTGGTATAATAGCGATGACCGAGGGAGGAATAACACGGCTCCGATATACGCACTCTTTGAATGGAAAACAGACACTTTTGAATATGTTACAGAGATTTTATCCACCACCATCTGGAGTACAGTTGGTTCGCTGGCTGGTGTATTTGTGACTTTAGTGAAGGCAGGAGAGTATTTTGAGAAGCTTGTACGGAGAATAAAAAGAGATCGAAAGAAGAAACAGTTGAAGCTAAAAGAGCTGGAGGAGGAGAGACAAAAGAAAGTCGATGAGTACCATAAGAAACGATTGTCTAAAAGACTGAAAGATGATAGCTACATAAAAGTTAATGACTAA
- the LOC135334028 gene encoding uncharacterized protein LOC135334028, with protein sequence MGNAVDKGRGQGYYGGTGEHISYEEAEDFLVVTLSPAAIDNALPENQRAPKSPFEATATTTAVERTVHLEGSIDSGYAEVHAANKCVTRGTSPEQIPTKPAENADVNVVGLSDPDCRTAKSLGNSHGFFGFRYYNYNDAECEGNKHILDDDL encoded by the exons ATGGGGAATGCAGTGGACAAGGGAAGAGGGCAGGGCTACTATGGTGGAACTGGAGAACATATCTCTTATGAAGAAGCTGAAGATTTTCTAGTAGTCACTCTGAGCCCTGCTGCTATAGACAACGCTCTGCCTGAGAATCAACGAGCTCCGAAATCTCCCTTTGAAGCCACGGCAACGACCACTGCTGTAGAACGGACAGTCCACCTTGAGGGCAGTATCGACTCCGGCTACGCTGAAGTACACGCTGCTAACAAATGCGTGACAAGGGGGACCAGCCCTGAGCAAATCCCAACCAAACCTGCAGAGAAT GCTGACGTCAATGTGGTTGGACTGAGTGACCCTGACTGCAGGACTGCCAAGAGTCTGGGCAATTCCCACGGTTTCTTTGGATTCCGTTACTATAATTACAATGACGCTGAGTGTGAAGGGAATAAACACATTCTGGACGATGATCTCTGA